The Hemibagrus wyckioides isolate EC202008001 linkage group LG13, SWU_Hwy_1.0, whole genome shotgun sequence DNA window CATGTtttctggagtgaccaatcacgcttctctgtctggtaatctgatggatgagtctgggtttggtgattgccaggagaatggtacttacctgactgcattgtgccaagtaaGGTTTGGTGGAAGGGGGCTTGgactcggtcccttagttccagtgaagggaactcttaatgcttcagcttcagaccaagacattttggacaatttcatgctctttgtgggaacattttggggatgaccccttcctgttccaacatgactgcacaccagtgaccaaagcaaggtccataaagacatggatgagtgagtttagtgtggaggaacttgactggcctggacagagtcctgacctcaaccccatagaacacctttgggatgaattagagcggagccaggtcttcttgtcatcacaacatcagtgcctgacctcacaaataacCGTGCTTCTTCtacaggaatggtcaaaaattcccataaacacactcctaaaccttgtggaagagttgaaactgtcccaaaacttttggcaatatagtccaTCACAAAATATTGTATATTGATGAAAGTGATGACTAAAAATTGATGAATAAAAACTTTAAATAACTGTGTGTGACCTCACGTCTcgacaagaaaacaaaacacgaGATGTCTCACAAAAGAAACGGAAAGAGAAAGTTATTAAGAGcgattttttattaataatgatagaTTTGCCAAATATACACCTAATATATGAGTCTGATTATTAGATGTTATACAGTTATataacccaaaaaaaaaaaacaaaaaactggaATCGGTTTCATCTATAAGGGTTCACATGAGTAACGGTCATTCCAGTACTGACCCTCAACCTGGATTTAGTTCTTCCAGAGCCTTGGTTTAAGATTTTGCAGAACGATACAGCGCATGGGGGAAAATAAAAAACCATTTAAATTAAGCTCATTCCAGTAAACCAGGTCCAATTGTGCAACCCTGCGGCTTCATGGACTGGTTTTAAAAGATGGAAAAGAAGCCTGCGTGTTACAGGACAGCAAAAAATGATTAAACACGTTCCTCATGACATAACATCATCAAAGTTACCCTGATATCTCTCTCTTGATTAAAACCGAAAAGGTTATAAAAAGATTCTTCTGTTCGGAAACATCTAAAATGTAAGATgactttttttaatacagttaGGAATTAAACCAGTTCCAAAGGCAAAAAAATCCAGTCTAGCGAAATCAATAAAGTGCTTTGAGCACCAGCGCACGTCATTCAGGtgcaactaataataataataataataataataataataataatgagaataatGGATTAGTTCACAGCAGGAAAGTCGATGTATACATCATACAGTATTTCCACTTCAGTGCATGAATGAAATTAAACGCTGTAAATGTAAAGCAGGACTGAACAGAACCGGAATGCAAACAAAAATCCTAGATTTAGCGGCGCATGCTACAGAACAAATGCATCGGAGCTTGAGACCGGCCCATGGCCTTCTTCCTTCGAGTTCTTGCATACGGATGTCTTGACTGCTTCTTTGAAGTCCTCGTAACGTTAATACATTCCTGAGAGTGAGACAAGAGCCGGGGAATTAGACGCGCAGGTAGATTCGTCGACTTTGCCCAAAGACATCGCAATTCCaattccttttatttttcctttccttcaggGGGGGGTTTGGGGGGCAGAAAGCACGCTCTGGTTCTGCTTAAATCGACAGGAATGTCAAAGTCGAACACGGCGGCAGTCATTCAGCATAAGACAAGGACATAAGACGTGTGTGTTTCAACCCAAACTCCACTGCCAAAGAACACTTTCCAGGGTTTTACagtaaatgcaaaataaaagcaaaaaattaaaaatatcaatatcaaaTTAATATCAGCTTTGAGATGATTCATAAatttcacaggttttttttttttttttttttttttttttaagtgtcagtgtatacagtgattacGCACCTATACGGgaatctctaaaaaaaaaaaataataataataataataataataataataaaaatttcaaATGCCCTAGAAATTAAAacggattaaaaaataattaattaacataaataaaatttaaaaaaaattaaagactaataaacaaacaaaatagctgtctgaggaaaaaaaaaattgagattTTTCTCTTAATTTTGATATTAATAATTTCTCACCTCACcaaaattttttacattttttttaatccctctttttttatttttctataaccgAGATGCTGGCTTTGCCTCTCCTGCATTGGAATCAATACTCTGCCCAATAAAGCTTCATTCGCTCAGGAACGTGTCTCAAAACACTTCATCAGCTGATACAGCAATAATAAAGCATGGCTTACAGATAGCTGGGAAAAAGGGTATGATCCCAGACGGGACGGCTCGTCGATAAAGGTCTGAGCTTTCCCGTCACAGGGTTTCAGCATACTGCGGGGTTCAAATCACAGAAAACATGACGGCGTATTTACACGGGGAATTAACATACGTGTAAAACATACACCAAACGTCATTATGGGAGCGCAGGGTAAAGAAATGACCTCTCCTCAACCGCAGCCATACTGAAGCAACTACATGTAAAAAGGATTTAAAAACAATTCCCGGTTTAACTCGGGTTAGGAAAATACAAGCCCATATACTGAAGCagaaaggtgtgtaaaggtgagagAATTTCCATTTCTGCCATtgccaagaaaaaaaatactatacaTGACTATGTAAGGGGTTTACCTGAGTAAAACACTTTATATTCAAAGAAAAAACGAACCAGGCGCATGTAGACCAACTATAATACCAAGCTTTTTTACTTCATCATAGTCCAAGTAGTGCAGGGCCTGGATAAGGgagagaggaatgagagagTAGCTACAACGTTAAAAACCTCCTCTCTGATGAGATGAGCAGTGTGTTATGGCTGAAGAACCATGATTTCAGTCGTCCAGAATCTGCTGCAGCACCTTGAGCAGGTTCTTCAGGCCGTAGATGTAGCCGTGGTCGTGGACCTCGCTAGGGAAGACGTGGGCAAAGTCGATCATCCGGACCTCCACCTCAGGCAGCTCCTGTCCTCCGGTGTCTTGCTCGTGGGCGTCGGTCTGCGTGAGGAGGCCGTGCCATGCGCTGTTGTCCTGCTGGCTGGAGTGGTGGCTCTGCatgcaggctttcttgtgcagGGAGTACATTGTGGAGAGGCTCTGCTCGATGTTGTTGTTGTACTCCAGAACCCCGTCGTTCTTCTGCAGGCTCCGGGTGCCGGATTTGTCCTCCTGTGCTGAAGGAAGGCCCTCGTAGACGAAGAGGAGCGAGCTGGCGTAAAAGTTTAACTGCCTCTGCTTCTCGAACCAGCGCAGGATGCTCTGGACCTTGGTGATGCCGGCAGTGACGACATCGCGACGGAGACGGTCGCCGTTGTAGAAGAACTTACACAGGCCTGTGTTGTTGAGAGAGACACCAGGGTGGTTAGGGGTGGAGTTAGAACCCTGAGCTTGTGATACTTATCACATGATAATTAGCCGCAGTAACGATAACGAAGTAATGAACAGAGCAAAGTTCCAGAATGCAATGCTGCTTATACATAGAGCAGTTTCGCCTAATTACACCATACACTCAGGAAGGCTAGTGAGTGACTTATGAGCTGACCGCAGCAACGGTGTTGATGTTAGTATTCGCCTGGAAGTCTGATCTGTTTGAGTGTTCGGACGAGGAGCTGAGAGAGCTGTGGATAAGGTAACAATGattaaagcgctgctgcattttttttttttttcctgaatctCACTGGCGAGGACCGCTGaacggcattgtgggtaattgcTGGTGCTGAGGTCAGACTCATTCAGGGTGGACTGTTCCTTTAAATAACATGAGAATATATTAGAATTCATTACGGTGACACATGCCTGAAAAATCTTACCATCTTTGACGGTATCCTGTGTGAGACCACGTCCATAATGCTGGTCATATGTGTCAAAGCTGTCCAAGCCCACGTTGTACACCTATACaatcacacagagacacagagagacagagagagagagaaagagatagagagagaatattcATGGCTCTGAAATGTTTTAGTACGACATGCTCGCCCTCTTGTGGAAACTCAAGGATATAACACTTAGTTAAccaattaaataaacaagtaagCAAAGAATATCGGATTCTTGTTAAACGTCCAGGAAGGAGCCAAATTAATATTGATGCTCTGCAAATCTCTGGCTGTTAAGAGACAGGGAAAAAAATTTCTGGACCATCAACCAAATCAGTGGTGTAATTATCAGTAATGGCTCATGTTGCTCTGAGGCTTAACGGCTTGAAGCTTAAACTGATTTTTCCGTGATTTCCGCCAAAGTACAACCCGCCCGAGATGAGACGAACGCTTTCACACACTCGGGCACAGACATGGGTCCAGTCACAGTATTACGTGAGGCTGGAGAGACATCATTCACAAGTATTGATGTGTACACACACGAATATTTCGAATATAATTTGATTGAGTGTGTGGATATAATTGTTAATTATTAGAAACTCCCTTCAAAAACTGTGCGtttggagatgcttttctaTTTCATTGTTGTAAAGTGTGATTATTCAGTTAGCGTACCCTTCTGTCCATTCTCCTTTGACCTCTCTGTCCACTCACAGCCTTCTGTTTACAGTTTCCTTTCATGTAGATATCGTGTGtaacccccaccccacccaccACTCTCTAGTATAAAACCCAGACATAATTAtctgtgaaaatcccagcagatcCCCAGCGGTTTCAGAAACACTCAAGCCAGCCTGTCCGGCACTAACGAGCGTGCTCTGGTCAAGGTCACCGAGATCAGgtttttctccattctgatgtcTGATAATAATTCACTTTTACTGACGCTTTTATCTACTGAGTTGCAACAATGAATAAATGCACAGgggttcctaataaattggccAGCATGCGTTTATATAAAATTACTCTTTTTATTGTGATTCTTCATCAAAGAGCGATAATAACCTGTCAGGAGATTCATACATCGCACTTGACCGTGTGACACTGCGAGAAGGACAGGCCACAACcctcataaataaaaaataccagaATGCCTTACGCGACCGGTCAGACGAGCTCGGCAGCTTCGAGTCCACGTTTCCTCTTAGGATACTGAAAACGGCTCGGCCCCGCGTAACCACGACGGCTGTTGCGTAAACCACACGATGGACGACGGATAAGGACAAAAGAGCCGCCGGGGCGAGTCTGCGGAGACTGACCGGGGCTCTAGGGGAGGTCGGTGGAGCTGAGGGCTGATTACTGAGGTCTCTCAGGTCTGTCTGAGTGATAAGTTTATCCTGTCAGACTGAGAagatgcacacattcacacggAATACTGATGACCAGCTCCGCGTCCAAAAGCTAAAAACGATGGCCTTCAAGGATATTAacctacaggaaaaaaaataaaaataaacaaaaggaagaatctctcctctctctccccaaaCTTAGATCTGTTTCCATGACGATACATAATTCATCAGCCCATTACTCAAAGCACAGAGTTGAGCTGGACGACTCGAACAtgttacacaacacaaaacgctgaagctgtccactccaTCTGCTGTGtaggaaaattaaaaaaaaaaaagtatttccgGAAATGCTGTAGtgttactgtactgtagtaACTGTTACTGTAACCCAACTGTTGCAGCTGACCGGGTCCATTTAGGTCAACCTTCAAACCACTGAGCTTTAATTCTTCAAATTTGCCTTATTTTATTCTCTAGTCTAATTAGACGTGACGCCATGGCtcattaagaaaaataattttactgatgaaaattaaatggcagaggagagagaacacCGTGTTTATCTGTCACTTCAGTTTGGCTCTGATCCGAAGTGGTAACGTGAAGCGCTGgtggaaaacaaaacataaccgCTTTGATGTCTTATTTATAGCCATCgactaataattaatatttaagcactaaaagtagatagatagatagatagatagatagatagatagatagatagatagatagatagatagatagatagatagatagatagatagatagatagatagatagatagatagatagatagatagatagatagatagatagatagatacttctcttctagaaatatagaaaatactCAACACCTCAGACAGACCGAAACCTACACCATCGATCAGTAGAGCTTTTAATCTCTGCCACACTACTGTTATGATGTTACGACCCAATAATCTGACCTTTAACATCCTCACAGGAACcgaacttatatatatatatatacacacacacacattatatatatatatatataggtccaTGATGATCACATCACATGATTGTGTTgagtatacactgaccaggcataacattatgaccatctggcTAATATTCTGTAGGTCCTCCTTTTTTCtcctaaaacagccctgacccgtcctgcactgtgtattctgacccctttctatcagaaccagcattaacttcttcagcagtttgatcaacagtagctcgtctgttggatcggatcacacgggtcagtcttctctccccacgtgcatcaatgagccttgaccgcccatgaccctgttgccggttcaccactgttccttccttggaccacttttgatagatactgaccactgcagaccgggaacaccccacaagagctgcagttttggagatgctctgatccagtggtctagccatcacaatttggcccttttggtcaaactcgctcaattCTTACacaccatttttcctgcttctaacatcaactttgaggacaaaatgttgacttgctgcctaatatatcccacccactaacaggtgccatgatgaggagatactcagtctgattcacttcaccagtcagtggtcataatgttatggctgatgtaTGCTCAGGTTTTAGACTGCTGTGAGCCAGCATGCCGAATGGTCAACATGAAGTCAGTGGATTTGAGAAGAAAAGATAATGCTGGTCAGAATCCAGCTTTTCAGGCCCAGTATGAGGTCAGTGCATCTTAAACCATCAACTATAAACCGAGTGGCTGCATTAAAGTGCTGTTGTAATCCAGCTGTGTGTTTACGATTCAGGACACTCCAGCAGCTGGCGCAGGTGAATACAAACACATCTAATACATCTGTCTGGGTCTATATTTGTCGTTCAGAGCTGGTTAGGGAATCCGGTCCATCAGGTTTGTGATGATAGTGTGAGTCATATCAGTGTGCACAGACACCAGGTTCAATTTGCATCAAatcatttatctgttttttccATTTACATAGAACTCATCTGTCCAGGTCAGGAAACTGCACAGGACTGCTGAGGAGCtctgctgtagtgtgtagtgttgtgttgtgtgttgtacgtagtgtggtgtgtgttgtagtgtgtgttgaagtgtggtgtgttgtagtgtagtgtgttgtagtgtagtgtgttgtagtgtagtgtgttgtagtgtgttgtgttgtagtgtagtgtgttgtagtgtagtgtgttgtgggtTTTCTGGATGCTTACATGCCCTCTGGCCTAAAGAAGAACTCTCTTTTCGAGCAGGAATCGTTACAGTAATCAGAAACAAAGACATAAAGAGACGAGACTCAAAGTACAGCGCTTTCCAGAACTCTACAAAATACGTGTATATTAAATAACCACTAATTAATCACAGTGTGActtcattattcattatgaaAACATTCCTGGGGTCGGGAATCATTTCCAAACAACTAGGAGACGTCCCCGTTACCGTGCGGATCTATCAGTTCTAATAAACCCCTCTGGAAGCTGGAAGGAAATTCCAGAAACTCGGAATTCATTGTGGAATAATTTAATGCTCTTAAAGGGGTGTCTGAGTAGCATTGGTCAAGAAAGGAACACATTTAAGCCTCTGGAGTgtgctgtctctctcactgaacAACAGAAAGGAGCCCAGCATGTTCTTACCCTCATCCCGAGCAGCAGGAAGCCGATCTCCTCCATCAGGGGGTACTTCCTGATCTGTTGCTCACGCTTTTCCTGCGAGGCGAAGGGGTCGTAGCTGCGCTGGCCGATCTTCACGTCCATGATGCAGGGCTTCTGGAAATGGCGTGTGACATCCTCCAGTTTCAGATACAGCTCTGTGGGTGAAGAGGATAATTGTAAGCATTAGTATCTTCATCATAGCGCAATGTTATGACATGACTTCTTAATTTTCATGATATTCTCTCTGTTTAAACTACATTCTGTGTCAGACCCTGATGGTCAGTTTCATTCACTGAGACCATTAGACTGATATTACACCTGACCCTggatatgcacacacacacacacacggctgctACGCAAGCAACACTGCCTTCAGGTCGAACTGGAAAATGTTAGCAAGTCCATGATGACTCTTCTGGAATAAACATCTCTGAGGAGCAGCATGaagaaatcataaaaatatcaAGATTTCAACCTTCCCAACATCGTCATGGTTCATCATAATAAGCCATTTTATCATGAACATCTGTAGATGTTATGAACCTCCTCATTCATCAGAGGATTTTCTGAgatttcacacagacacaccagtCTCTTTTTAGTTTACACagaacaggaaataaataaaaacatccagtgagcactTAGGAGAAGACAGGAAGGTTAACTCAAATCAACACTCTCTACAACCATGGTGAGACGAAAAGTATCTCAAAATGTAAAACTACTGAAGACCACGTCTGGTTACGCTCACCTCAGCCGAGAAACCAGGGATTCGAGGCTACAGTGAGCAGACGGTCATGAAAACCAAGGACTACGccattcctaataaagtggccatcacatcactgacatgaaagaataaatcaAGCGTCCATCTGTATAATAAGAAGCTCAGTAGAAATCAGAATGGTCAATATAAGatatacagatttttttcccttcgCTTTCACACTCTCATCGCCGATTCGGCTGAACTGGTACCAACACTGAAACATGACCCAGAACAGGACAGTATGTGGTTTGAATCATTGTGTTGTGACACATTTATGACACATGCGCTTCGGCTTGATTTCTGAGGAAAGGTCAGAACTGCTGCTCGTCACCTGTGGGGCTGTCCGGAGATGACCAAGTGCTGTAGTATTTGGGAAGGTGCTGCTGCAGCTCGAGTAGACACGGGTCACAACAATCCTTGGCATAAACCTGCGCGAAACACAAAATCGGACCAGGTGAAAGAGCAGTAATGaagaggaaacaggaaacaggaaacgtgctgtggtgagatgaggtgtgatgCAATAACCAGTGTGGTTGGTTATGTAACTGAACCACGAAATCCTGATTAAAAACACTCTGCATTCGTCTTACATCCATCTTTAATGCAAATCTGAATTGCAGTGTCCGATATTTATTAGTCGTGTATTATGGAAATATTACTTACCATGCTGTAGAACTGCAGCTCTCTGGGTCCTCTGGGTGGAGGCTGGAGCTGCTTTAGAACCGTACCATCAGGATGTTGCAGTATACCTACAGATCAATCCGACATCCACATGTGAGATCCAAACACTgatatgtattttattgtttaactAGCAAGCCGATCGTCTTTCTCACAAtatccaattcaattcaattttatttgtatagcgcttttaacaaagagcagtGTCTTctagcagctttacatgagaaacaacataagaaaacaacaaacatatagtCGAACAGTCCACTCCGTCTGGACTATTGCACCAATTCCACTTCCTCTGATTCAGGGTCAATCAGTGTTTCGTACTGACCACTCCCACACTATCGTTTACAGACGTGAATTGAACCCGATCTCCACAGACACTTTTACGTCTTGAAGCTTCAAAACACCTCCTGAATGTAGAGATCAGGAACGAATACATTGGACAATCAACCTGATTCAACAACTCCAGCTCAGACTtcactgaaatgaatgaatgaatttcgaCTGAGAAGAAGCTGTCTCATAGCTCTGCGCTTCAATCCTGACCTCAGGTCACTCTGTCCATCTGGGGTTTGTTTTCAGTTCTCCTTATAAACACGATGTAAGGTGGAGTGACCGTGTCCCtagctgtgaatgtgtgtgtgaaactgtgtgtatggtgtcccTGCCTCACCCCCAGTACCAGAATACCACTACGCTCCACGctccctgaccaggataaagcggttactgaggagaaataaacaaacgaattaatgaatgaaatataaaactGTTTGTAGTACACACCGGTCACTAAGGggcaattgattttttttttttttatttattgcattgcATCCTGGTATTTTTGTACAACATGAGAAAACATGTTCTGGTCCAGAAAACTTAGAACATTCATCCAGACTTCATCTTGGAAAGTCTTGTTTTGCTGGACCTTCAGCAGCTGCATAACATCTGTCACATAAGCATCAGCAGTATATGACCCTGGTATTGTCCAGATAAGGAAGACTGATACTCACCTAGCTAAtatctctgcgcatgcgcgttTTAAAGAATCGGGATTCATCGACCTCTTCTAAGCTGTGGCTAATCTTACTTATTGCAGC harbors:
- the ipmkb gene encoding inositol polyphosphate multikinase, with protein sequence MQPDDDDEVRCGFTSRWKTEKCPSCRNVADWTVVCLFCALTKRHLRRIMDSSVTLGRLELGRAAVNPGALLNGPGARERSAQQQHTGTRSGPLGCVPLSHQVAGHKYGVDKVGILQHPDGTVLKQLQPPPRGPRELQFYSMVYAKDCCDPCLLELQQHLPKYYSTWSSPDSPTELYLKLEDVTRHFQKPCIMDVKIGQRSYDPFASQEKREQQIRKYPLMEEIGFLLLGMRVYNVGLDSFDTYDQHYGRGLTQDTVKDGLCKFFYNGDRLRRDVVTAGITKVQSILRWFEKQRQLNFYASSLLFVYEGLPSAQEDKSGTRSLQKNDGVLEYNNNIEQSLSTMYSLHKKACMQSHHSSQQDNSAWHGLLTQTDAHEQDTGGQELPEVEVRMIDFAHVFPSEVHDHGYIYGLKNLLKVLQQILDD